In a genomic window of Cytobacillus sp. FSL H8-0458:
- a CDS encoding VOC family protein, which translates to MTVKVIPYLVMDGNANEAIEFYREALEAEVLYKQTFGEGPDNPEYPLPEEAKNRIMHATVKVGENELMFSDTFPGQKHQLGNQVTICLSASDPEKSKKFYVALQQGGQVTMPLQETFFSPAYGSVIDKFGVHFQIYTEGEH; encoded by the coding sequence ATGACAGTCAAAGTGATTCCTTATTTGGTGATGGACGGAAATGCGAATGAAGCAATTGAATTTTACAGAGAAGCGCTGGAAGCGGAAGTTCTATATAAGCAAACATTTGGGGAAGGTCCCGATAACCCTGAATATCCTCTTCCAGAAGAAGCAAAGAACCGCATTATGCATGCCACTGTAAAGGTTGGTGAGAACGAACTAATGTTTAGCGATACATTCCCTGGCCAGAAACATCAATTAGGCAATCAGGTGACCATTTGCCTTTCTGCATCAGATCCTGAAAAATCGAAGAAATTTTATGTTGCACTTCAGCAGGGCGGGCAAGTGACCATGCCCCTTCAGGAAACATTTTTTAGCCCTGCATATGGCAGTGTAATCGACAAATTCGGAGTGCATTTTCAAATTTATACAGAGGGTGAGCATTAA
- a CDS encoding LysM peptidoglycan-binding domain-containing protein, translating to MKKCIYLFFCVAVFWQLNWNDAHAENNPRNIYEVKQGDTLTLIAKKYESTAGDLKLFNGLQSDRLLVGQKLRVPIMYKVAPGDTLWRLAEKYDSSVPIIKTANGLSSNAINTGQKLIIIPKKLAMDGKFVLMTREEFRDWIFNQKFTRKVAKVQQHHTYQPSYKQFNGTNHFAIMKGMEEYHVGGMKWSMISQQLTTFPDGKVAVGRPFDIAPEGSFGLQNKEAMHKIEADAIAIENLGDFDSNQMTAEQKETIVTVTALLMLKYGLAPSIDTITYHHWWDINSGERVLDNSHGHAVKTCPGTEFFGGNSTASAKKNFYPLVRKKIQEIRAAMH from the coding sequence ATGAAAAAATGCATTTATCTTTTCTTCTGTGTGGCTGTGTTCTGGCAATTGAATTGGAACGATGCACATGCCGAAAATAATCCCCGCAATATTTATGAGGTAAAGCAGGGGGATACCCTGACATTAATTGCAAAAAAATATGAATCAACAGCAGGGGACTTAAAACTATTTAACGGCCTGCAGTCAGACAGGCTTTTGGTCGGGCAAAAGCTGCGTGTTCCGATCATGTATAAAGTGGCACCCGGAGATACACTCTGGAGGCTGGCGGAAAAATACGATTCAAGTGTGCCGATTATTAAGACAGCAAATGGACTATCCTCCAATGCTATAAATACCGGGCAAAAATTAATAATTATTCCAAAGAAATTAGCCATGGATGGTAAGTTCGTCCTTATGACAAGAGAGGAATTCCGGGATTGGATTTTCAATCAGAAATTCACGAGAAAAGTGGCCAAGGTTCAGCAGCATCACACCTATCAGCCATCATACAAACAGTTCAATGGCACAAATCATTTTGCGATAATGAAGGGGATGGAGGAGTATCATGTAGGCGGCATGAAATGGAGCATGATCAGCCAGCAGCTGACCACTTTCCCGGATGGAAAGGTGGCAGTGGGAAGGCCGTTCGATATTGCCCCGGAAGGATCATTCGGCCTGCAAAATAAAGAAGCGATGCACAAGATCGAAGCAGATGCGATAGCAATCGAAAATCTCGGTGATTTTGATTCCAATCAAATGACTGCAGAACAAAAAGAAACGATCGTGACTGTCACAGCTCTCCTGATGCTGAAATATGGCCTTGCGCCATCCATTGACACTATCACCTATCACCATTGGTGGGATATAAACTCGGGTGAGAGGGTACTGGATAACAGCCATGGGCATGCCGTAAAAACCTGCCCTGGCACTGAATTTTTTGGCGGGAATTCGACTGCAAGCGCTAAGAAAAATTTTTATCCTCTGGTCAGAAAAAAAATACAGGAGATCAGAGCAGCCATGCATTAA